Proteins co-encoded in one Juglans regia cultivar Chandler chromosome 16, Walnut 2.0, whole genome shotgun sequence genomic window:
- the LOC108987189 gene encoding uncharacterized protein LOC108987189, producing MAEAKQKHPRLILRNFLTLFQCKELEFIHKSNSTVGYRPNVFSTTLSHLIATNSPHLVMPFVPIRESLKEKVEEFFGCEYELFVEFTGLISWCRGASIGWHSDDNRPYLKQRAFAAVCYLNSFGKDFKGGHFHFQDGEPRTIEPLAGDVVMYTADGHNIHSVDEIIGGERLTLTLWFSRDASHDEDAKLVSLLSQRLLHNNVPGPCLPLLASSNMYWFSLDQISHRQLGFDICWARLHVLGFDVYSYQDRSCDSDLSELLAMPLQLARGIELFNVEFVNILHALQVAQFYYWKASTMHTSKVQIDHGKVGVLSQSQMEKINRLKSVLSKDHQQAEMFFSCMISNESRQYMFDWADFASTVAAWEDYSSKLHEEFLRSLPYWRTHQSIFEVQSNGSF from the exons atggcgGAGGCGAAGCAAAAGCACCCTCGTCTGATCCTCCGCAATTTCCTTACCCTTTTTCAATGCAAG GAGCTGGAGTTCATACACAAGAGCAACAGCACGGTTGGTTACAGACCCAACGTCTTCTCCACCACTCTTTCCCATCTCATTGCCACCAACTCCCCACACCTCGTCATGCCTTTTGTTCCAATCCGAG AGAGTTTAAAAGAGAAGGTAGAGGAATTCTTTGGGTGTGAGTATGAGCTCTTTGTTGAATTTACTGGTTTAATCAG CTGGTGCAGAGGGGCAAGCATTGGATGGCATAGTGATGATAACAGACCCTATCTTAAACAACGTGCCTTTGCG GCAGTCTGCTATTTGAACAGTTTTGGGAAGGATTTCAAAGGTGGACATTTTCACTTCCAGGATGGGGAACCAAGAACTATTGAGCCCTTGGCTGGA GATGTTGTGATGTACACAGCTGACGGCCACAACATTCATTCTGTTGATGAG ATAATTGGTGGGGAAAGACTTACGCTTACGTTATGGTTTAGTCGTGATGCATCCCATGACGAGGATGCCAAACTTGTTTCCCTTCTCTCACAGAGGCTCTTACACAATAATGTGCCTGGTCCATGCCTACCATTGCTGGCTTCCAGTAACATGTACTGGTTTTCTTTGGACCAAATTTCTCATCGCCAGTTGGGTTTTGATATATGCTGGGCAAGACTGCATGTTCTTGGCTTTGATGTTTACTCGTATCAAGACAGAAGCTGTGATTCAGATTTGTCAGAGTTACTGGCAATGCCTCTGCAATTAGCAAGGGGTATTGAGCTGTTCAATGTGGAATTTGTCAACATTTTGCATGCTCTTCAG GTTGCGCAGTTTTACTATTGGAAAGCCTCTACGATGCATACATCCAAAGTCCAAATAGACCATGGAAAGGTGGGAGTACTCTCTCAATCGCAGATGGAAAAAATTAATCGGTTGAAGTCTGTATTATCGAAGGATCATCAGCAGGCCGAGATGTTCTTCAGCTGCATGATTAGCAATGAAAGCAGACAATATATGTTTGATTGGGCAGATTTTGCTTCTACTGTTGCTGCATGGGAAGATTATTCCTCGAAGTTACATGAAGAATTTCTTAGAAGCTTACCATACTGGAGGACCCATCAATCAATATTTGAAGTTCAATCAAATGGATCTTTCTGA